The window GATAGCGTGGGAGACCGGTTGGTGCTTTCTGGTGGCGTAAGTGTCATTTTAGCGCAGCAATTCAAAGTTGATTGGTCAATCAGCCGTGCCAGCTGGGCTGAAATCTATAACCAACAGGAATCCGCTGACATTATCAATACCTGGTCCACTATCAATTTTTCATATCGGTTTTAGATCACTGTAGTTTATGCCACAACAACATATTCGAACTCCGGCCGTCGCAGGGCAGTTTTATCCTGAGGATGCCACCGAACTTACCCAACTAATTAAGGCACAGTTAGCCTCGGCCGAAGATCATGAAGTCTCAGGTTCCCGGATACTCGGCGGAATTGTCCCTCATGCGGGAATCCGGTTTTCCGGAGAGGTTGCCGCGCACACTTATCGGAGCATTCAATCAATAAAGCCTGAAACTGTCATCCTTATCGGACCGAGTCACCGGGAATACTTTCCGTATATTTCCGTATATTCGGGCGACGGGTTTAAGACGCCCCTCGGAACGGTTCCAATCGATCGGGATTTGAGGGATAAGATTACCAGTGAAGGCGGGATTAAGTCGGCCAAAGGTGGTCACGGGGAGGAGCATGCTCTTGAGGTGCAGATACCATTTCTCCAAACCATTTATACACATGATTACTCCATCCTCCCGGTCACTATGGGGGATCAATCCCGGGAAAATGTCGAGCTGTTAGCTGCAGTGATTGGGAAGTACCGGACCGATAAAATGCTCGTGGTGAGCAGCTCCGATCTCTCCCATTTCTACAGTGCCCGAAAGGCAGAGTTGATGGACAACCGATTTGCGGAGCTTGTTGAATCGCTGGAAGTGGATGATCTCTGGAACGCACTGGATCAACATGAGATTGAGGCTTGTGGATTTGGGCCGGTACTCACGCTGTTAACATTTGCCAGGGAGCGGGGTGCAACAAAGTGCGAAATACTCCGGTACGCCCATTCCGGCGACGTGACCGGCGATACCCGGCGGGTCGTGGGATATCTTGCTGCAATTATTCGGGAAGAAATAGAATGACTACTCAGTGCAAGAAGGCAATAGTTGATATCGCCAGGCAGGCATTATACAGGCATTTTGGCGAAAAGCCGACCGTCGGGGTCAGGATTGAAGACTACCCCGAACTGTCGGAGAAGGCCGGGGTTTTTATCAGCATTTACATGGATGACGAACTCCGTGGTTGTATCGGACACATAGAGGCCGATATGCCGCTCGCAAACATAGTTGCGGAAATGGCCGTTCATGCTGCAACGCAGGATCCCCGGTTTAATCCCATTGAGAAAAATGAACTTCCCGATGTTCGTTTCGAAATTTCTGTGTTATCGCCCATGGAGTTGACAATAGATTTTACAACCATTAAAGTAGGAGAACACGGTCTGTTTATTCAGGTGGGAGAGGCCCGTGGGTTGCTGTTGCCGCAGGTTGCCACCCGATATGAATGGACCACAGAAGAATTTTTACGAGAAACCTGTCGAAAGGCGCAGCTACCGGAAGATGCCTATACCAGGAGCGACGCTAAAGTATCAAAATTCTCTGCACAAATAATTAAGGAGTAACTGTCTAACCGATGGATACAAACTCGTTTATTCTAATCGGCCCTGGCAATATTGGACTAAGTATCACTTCGTTATTAATGGAGCGGGATTATTATTGCGACGGGGTCATATCGCGTACGCCGGACGGTGAAGAGGAGATCCGACAACAACTCGGAGAGCAGGTCTCAATCCATATTTGGGAGGACTGGGAGCCAGTTCCCAGTGATTTTATACTGGTGGCAACTCCGGATGATACGCTGGAAGAAATCGGCGTGCAACTCGCGCAAAAATATCTCGACGCAGAACAGGCCGATTCCACCTTTATCCATTTTTCCGGAATCCAGAGTTCGGAAGTATTCCAACCGCTGCGGGAACATGGATACAGGGCGGCTTCGTTTCATCCGCTGCAATCTGTCCCGACCGTCAAGAGTGGGCGAAAGGGATTGCTGGGATGCGCTTGGGCTTTTGAGGGCGATTCCAAAGAACTGTGCCAGAGGCTCGTGGACACCCTGCACGGAAGCATGACCGAACTCACCGCAGAGAACAAGGTGCCGTATCATCTGGCAGCCGTATTTGCCTCCAACATGCTGGTGGCGCTGGAAGCCATGGCGGTTGATATTGCCGGAGAAGCGGGTATTTCCCAGGATAAATTTCTGCAGATGTTTGCGCCACTGATCCGCCGGAGTCTGGATAACGTCCTGGAGCAATCGCCGGAACAGGCCATCACCGGCCCCCTCAAACGCGCCGATTCCAGCACCATCGATAAGCATCTCGCCTGGCTGAACGATCGGGACCAAAAATACAGGACAGTGTATTCCGAGCTCTCACATTATCTGATGGAAGTGTTGCTGGCGGAAGATACCATTACGCTGCAGGATGTCGATGAACTTACCCAGATCCTGGACGATTCCGCTTGAAACAGTACACCCACCCTTGTAGTTTTCATCAATTTTTATCCACCTGCTTTATCCGGATACCGGAAAACCGGCTATCCGATGCAGCCGGTTTGGTTCTGAACGCTTAAGGAGAATTATTTTTGCATAGAAAGGAACACCATATGAGAGTTACCTGGAAAACCCTGACATTAGCCTTAGCCTTATTGGTCGCCAATATGGGATTTGCCCAGGCTCCTATTCAGAATTTCCTGATTTCCGTTTGGCCGGAATACGATCATCCCGGCGTGCTGGTTATTTTTAACGGGGAAGTCAACGAGGCCGATCTTCCCATGGAGGTCTCGTTTCCTATTCCGGAGCAGTCCCGATTTGCATTGGTTGCCGGTTCGACTGACACAACAGCAAATTCTATGATCCCGGTGCCAATTGAAGACGGCGAAAACGGAAAGCAGATCACTTTTTCCGCAGTAAAGCCTTCTTTTCACGTGGAGTTCTACTATAACCCCTTCCAGGAGGGAAATGCGCATCGGCACTACTCGTACGATTTTGCGACAAATCATCCCATAGATTCTCTTATTGTCGATTTACAGCAGCCGCTCGCCGCACAGAATTTCCAGCCGGAGATACAAACAGATCATCAAATGGAAGACTCGCACGGCATTAAATATCACCGGGCACATTATATGGGAGTAGCGGCAGGCGAACAGGTACACATCGAGGCGCACTATGATAATCCCCAGGGAGAGATGACGAACAATCTGCTCCAGAGCCAAATGGGTGAGGGTGGAGGCCAGATGGGCGGTGGTATGCAGGGAGGTACCGGGCAGGCTTCAGGAAGATCAGGGGAATCGAATAACTCGCTTTGGATAATTATTGGGTTAGTGTTAGTCATCCTGGCAGTCCTTTATTACGTCACCACTTCGGGGAAAGAGCGAACGCCACGGGAGGAAAGTGCCGCTGTACCGGAACAGGGTGGTGAACCTCAGTCGGTTGAGCCTGCGGACAAGCAACAGGCCTCGGGCGATACCAGATATTGTATTCATTGCGGCAGCCAGATTCCGGCGAAAGCCAACTTTTGCACGAAATGTGGAAAAAAACAAGGGGAATAACGTCCCAAATTTTCACCGCAATCAATCAGGGAAGAGCTACATCCTCCTGTGGCTTTTCCTCGTCTGTCTTTATTCCGTAATTCCATATGCGGTCTTCGCCTCTTCACCTATCCTGGTAGAAACAATCATCCCCCGGGGAGATGAGGAAACCGGAGAAATCAACCCCGGCGCCATTGCAGTTACCACGGACGGCGTCATCTATCTTACCGATCCGGGGAGAAACCGGATTCTCAAACTCGCTCCTGATGGGCGAGTCCTCGATACGAGGGGCCGGTTTGGCTGGCAGCCGGAGGAGTATGACGTCCCGGCAGATATCGCTCTGGCGCAAAACCTGAATTTGTACGTGGCCGACTATAACAATTCCCGGCTTCAGATGTACGATCGGAACATGAATTTTATCCGGACCGTACC is drawn from Candidatus Neomarinimicrobiota bacterium and contains these coding sequences:
- the amrA gene encoding AmmeMemoRadiSam system protein A; the encoded protein is MTTQCKKAIVDIARQALYRHFGEKPTVGVRIEDYPELSEKAGVFISIYMDDELRGCIGHIEADMPLANIVAEMAVHAATQDPRFNPIEKNELPDVRFEISVLSPMELTIDFTTIKVGEHGLFIQVGEARGLLLPQVATRYEWTTEEFLRETCRKAQLPEDAYTRSDAKVSKFSAQIIKE
- a CDS encoding zinc ribbon domain-containing protein, which produces MRVTWKTLTLALALLVANMGFAQAPIQNFLISVWPEYDHPGVLVIFNGEVNEADLPMEVSFPIPEQSRFALVAGSTDTTANSMIPVPIEDGENGKQITFSAVKPSFHVEFYYNPFQEGNAHRHYSYDFATNHPIDSLIVDLQQPLAAQNFQPEIQTDHQMEDSHGIKYHRAHYMGVAAGEQVHIEAHYDNPQGEMTNNLLQSQMGEGGGQMGGGMQGGTGQASGRSGESNNSLWIIIGLVLVILAVLYYVTTSGKERTPREESAAVPEQGGEPQSVEPADKQQASGDTRYCIHCGSQIPAKANFCTKCGKKQGE
- a CDS encoding DUF2520 domain-containing protein, which encodes MDTNSFILIGPGNIGLSITSLLMERDYYCDGVISRTPDGEEEIRQQLGEQVSIHIWEDWEPVPSDFILVATPDDTLEEIGVQLAQKYLDAEQADSTFIHFSGIQSSEVFQPLREHGYRAASFHPLQSVPTVKSGRKGLLGCAWAFEGDSKELCQRLVDTLHGSMTELTAENKVPYHLAAVFASNMLVALEAMAVDIAGEAGISQDKFLQMFAPLIRRSLDNVLEQSPEQAITGPLKRADSSTIDKHLAWLNDRDQKYRTVYSELSHYLMEVLLAEDTITLQDVDELTQILDDSA
- the amrB gene encoding AmmeMemoRadiSam system protein B; translation: MPQQHIRTPAVAGQFYPEDATELTQLIKAQLASAEDHEVSGSRILGGIVPHAGIRFSGEVAAHTYRSIQSIKPETVILIGPSHREYFPYISVYSGDGFKTPLGTVPIDRDLRDKITSEGGIKSAKGGHGEEHALEVQIPFLQTIYTHDYSILPVTMGDQSRENVELLAAVIGKYRTDKMLVVSSSDLSHFYSARKAELMDNRFAELVESLEVDDLWNALDQHEIEACGFGPVLTLLTFARERGATKCEILRYAHSGDVTGDTRRVVGYLAAIIREEIE